From Deltaproteobacteria bacterium, the proteins below share one genomic window:
- the lpdA gene encoding dihydrolipoyl dehydrogenase encodes MERFDIIIIGGGPAGLVTASGAAQLGAKVAIIEKSSLGGDCLHYGCVPTKRLVHSAKVAYTMKRAGEFGLEGSPLTVNFSKVMQGMRHIQEEIGKHDDPERFRKMGINVIFGKGRFTDSRTFEINREKLYGKNFLIATGSRPVMLPIPGLNDTGGINNETAICMDKLPASIAILGGGPIGMEFAQVFSRLGAKAIVIETMGQILPREDKEISDELKKILHDEGIEIHTCTEVTGVNKDDSKKVLQVCCSEGESRFTVDEIMITVGRAPNVEGLGLDAAGVQYNNKGIPVDAMMRTNVRHIFACGDVTGRFAFTHTAEYQAGIVISNALFPFIKRKADYRVVPWVTYTDPELARVGLTEDEANKKYGCRNVNIFRFYFKDVDRAVIEGQGSGMIKLVCDKKNRILGAHILGPKAGELLHEYVLAMKANIPITKISQTIHAYPTLSQSVKRACDQYYKEKLFKGWFPKAAKWLIKTKRFF; translated from the coding sequence ATGGAAAGATTTGACATTATAATTATTGGTGGAGGACCAGCAGGACTTGTTACTGCCAGCGGTGCAGCGCAGTTAGGCGCTAAAGTGGCGATTATTGAAAAGTCGTCCCTTGGAGGGGACTGCCTGCATTATGGCTGTGTGCCGACAAAGAGGCTTGTTCATTCAGCAAAGGTCGCATATACAATGAAACGCGCAGGAGAATTTGGATTGGAAGGCAGTCCTTTGACTGTTAATTTCAGCAAGGTTATGCAGGGCATGAGGCACATACAGGAAGAAATCGGAAAACATGATGACCCTGAAAGGTTCCGCAAGATGGGTATTAATGTTATTTTCGGCAAAGGGAGATTCACAGACAGCCGCACATTTGAAATAAATAGAGAAAAACTTTATGGGAAAAACTTCCTTATTGCAACAGGCTCAAGACCTGTGATGCTGCCTATCCCGGGGCTTAACGATACAGGGGGGATCAATAATGAAACAGCCATTTGCATGGATAAGTTGCCTGCATCTATTGCAATATTGGGCGGCGGCCCAATAGGCATGGAGTTCGCACAGGTGTTTTCAAGGCTCGGCGCAAAGGCAATAGTTATAGAAACAATGGGGCAGATACTTCCGCGTGAAGATAAAGAAATATCAGACGAACTAAAAAAGATTTTACATGATGAGGGTATTGAAATCCATACATGCACAGAGGTTACAGGTGTCAATAAGGATGACAGTAAAAAGGTTTTACAGGTATGTTGTTCTGAAGGTGAGAGTAGGTTTACAGTTGATGAGATTATGATTACTGTGGGCAGGGCGCCGAATGTAGAGGGATTGGGACTTGATGCTGCGGGTGTTCAATATAACAATAAAGGCATCCCTGTAGATGCTATGATGCGGACAAATGTAAGGCATATCTTTGCCTGCGGTGATGTTACAGGGAGATTTGCATTTACCCATACGGCAGAATATCAGGCAGGTATTGTAATCAGCAATGCCCTTTTCCCTTTCATTAAGAGAAAGGCTGATTACAGGGTTGTGCCGTGGGTTACATACACTGACCCTGAACTTGCCCGTGTTGGTCTTACAGAGGATGAGGCAAATAAAAAATATGGATGCAGGAATGTCAATATCTTCCGTTTCTATTTCAAGGATGTTGACAGGGCAGTAATTGAAGGGCAAGGCAGTGGCATGATAAAATTGGTCTGTGATAAAAAGAACCGCATACTTGGGGCACATATACTCGGTCCAAAAGCAGGGGAACTTCTGCATGAGTATGTCCTTGCAATGAAGGCGAATATCCCTATTACAAAAATATCCCAGACCATCCATGCCTATCCGACCCTTTCACAGTCTGTAAAAAGGGCATGCGACCAATATTACAAAGAGAAATTATTCAAAGGATGGTTTCCGAAGGCCGCAAAATGGCTGATAAAGACAAAGAGGTTTTTTTAG
- a CDS encoding site-specific DNA-methyltransferase yields the protein MAYKIIHGDCKKELDYKKFKKVDFYKGIDLIFLDPPFNQGKDYAEHNDNLPDEVYWHWMQDICSNIYELTSQGGAIYFMQREKNAEYVLEALRKSGWNLQNLIIWKKKSSAVPCSNKFGKHYQVIAFAIKGKKPRVFNRLRINPPLPSEYKFERENGMYATDVWDDIRELTSGYFAGDEALRGEQGERFHKQQAPLALLLRIILSSTNIGDTVLDPFAGTGTTLVTAEQLKRNSIGIEVDKKNTRCIEDRLEDIREADDIQKYYRDYRYTENLGQIWEMDIKGSLNVRKNKQAYLFR from the coding sequence ATGGCTTATAAAATAATACATGGCGATTGCAAAAAGGAACTTGATTATAAAAAGTTCAAGAAGGTTGACTTTTATAAAGGCATTGACCTGATATTTCTTGACCCTCCGTTTAATCAGGGCAAAGACTATGCAGAGCATAATGACAACCTTCCTGATGAAGTTTATTGGCACTGGATGCAGGATATATGCTCAAATATATATGAACTCACCTCTCAAGGCGGAGCAATATATTTTATGCAGAGGGAAAAAAACGCAGAATATGTATTAGAAGCCTTGAGAAAATCAGGATGGAATTTACAAAACTTGATAATATGGAAAAAGAAGAGTTCAGCAGTCCCGTGCAGTAATAAATTCGGCAAGCATTATCAGGTTATTGCCTTTGCAATAAAGGGCAAAAAACCCAGAGTCTTTAACAGACTTCGCATCAATCCTCCTTTGCCTTCCGAATATAAATTTGAACGGGAAAACGGCATGTATGCGACAGATGTCTGGGATGATATAAGAGAACTTACATCAGGTTATTTTGCAGGGGATGAAGCATTAAGAGGGGAACAGGGTGAAAGATTTCATAAACAGCAAGCCCCGTTAGCGCTTTTGTTAAGGATTATCCTTTCCTCAACAAATATAGGAGATACTGTTTTAGACCCATTTGCGGGTACAGGAACGACACTGGTTACTGCAGAACAACTCAAAAGAAATTCAATTGGAATAGAGGTTGATAAAAAAAATACAAGGTGTATTGAAGATAGGCTGGAAGATATTAGAGAGGCAGATGATATCCAGAAATATTACAGGGACTATAGATACACAGAGAATTTAGGACAGATATGGGAGATGGATATCAAAGGTAGTTTGAATGTTAGGAAAAATAAACAAGCCTATTTATTCAGGTAG
- a CDS encoding aldehyde dehydrogenase family protein produces MPEKIKNYINGKWQDSLSGKTLESINPANTRDIVGIVPRSNKEDIEQAVKSARDAFKKWRLVPAPKRGEIIFKAAELLLKHKQELGEIVTREMGKVLPEGLGDVQEAIDMAYYMAGEGRRLQGETVPSELPNKDCKSIRVPIGVFALIAPWNFPVAIPAWKIFPALISGNTVVFKPSSYTSVCAARFVEILAQSGIPKGVLNLVHGTGEEVGEPLAVHPLIDGVSFTGSTDVGEKLARMCSVSDKEISCEMGGKNIIIVMDDAKLDLAVEGAIWGGFGTTGQRCTAASRVVVHEKVYDKFLDMFKNAASMLCLGHGLDRATDVGPVINESQMKKVMDYIEIGKKEGAKIEIGGEVYREGKCANGYFIKPTIFADVHPKMRIAQEEIFGPVVSVIKAKDLTDAIDIANDVKYGLSSSIYSQDINNTAVAERDLDTGLVYINASTIGAEIQLPFGGTKKSGLGHREAGGRGGALDMFTKWKVIYRDYSSRLQKAQIDK; encoded by the coding sequence ATGCCTGAAAAAATAAAAAATTATATCAACGGCAAGTGGCAGGATTCTTTATCAGGCAAAACATTAGAAAGTATAAATCCTGCAAATACAAGGGATATTGTTGGCATTGTTCCTCGTTCCAATAAAGAAGATATTGAACAGGCTGTTAAATCAGCAAGAGATGCTTTTAAAAAATGGCGGCTTGTGCCTGCGCCGAAAAGGGGCGAGATAATATTTAAGGCAGCAGAACTCTTATTAAAACACAAACAAGAACTCGGCGAAATTGTTACCCGCGAGATGGGTAAGGTGCTTCCTGAAGGGCTTGGCGATGTTCAGGAGGCAATTGACATGGCTTACTATATGGCAGGTGAGGGCAGGAGATTGCAGGGTGAAACCGTGCCATCAGAACTGCCGAATAAAGACTGCAAATCCATCCGTGTGCCGATAGGCGTGTTTGCACTTATTGCACCTTGGAACTTCCCTGTTGCCATACCTGCATGGAAAATCTTTCCTGCCCTTATAAGCGGAAATACGGTTGTATTTAAGCCTTCAAGTTACACGTCTGTATGTGCTGCAAGATTTGTTGAGATACTCGCTCAGTCAGGAATCCCGAAAGGGGTTTTAAACCTTGTACACGGCACAGGCGAAGAGGTTGGAGAACCACTTGCAGTTCATCCATTGATAGACGGTGTTTCATTTACAGGCTCAACAGATGTGGGTGAAAAACTTGCAAGGATGTGCAGTGTCTCTGATAAAGAAATATCCTGTGAGATGGGAGGCAAGAATATAATAATTGTAATGGATGATGCAAAACTGGATTTGGCAGTTGAAGGTGCTATATGGGGAGGGTTCGGCACAACAGGACAGAGATGCACTGCTGCAAGCAGGGTTGTTGTTCATGAAAAGGTCTATGATAAATTTTTAGATATGTTCAAAAATGCTGCGTCCATGCTTTGTCTTGGGCATGGTTTGGACAGGGCAACTGATGTTGGACCAGTTATAAATGAATCACAGATGAAAAAGGTGATGGACTATATTGAGATTGGCAAAAAAGAAGGTGCAAAGATTGAAATAGGTGGAGAGGTGTATAGGGAAGGCAAGTGTGCAAACGGATATTTTATAAAGCCGACAATCTTTGCTGATGTCCATCCAAAGATGCGCATTGCGCAGGAGGAAATCTTTGGTCCTGTTGTATCCGTGATAAAGGCAAAGGATTTGACTGATGCTATAGACATTGCAAATGATGTTAAGTACGGGCTTTCATCCAGTATTTATTCGCAAGATATAAATAACACTGCCGTAGCAGAGAGGGATTTGGACACAGGGCTTGTTTATATAAACGCATCAACAATAGGCGCAGAGATACAACTGCCGTTCGGGGGCACAAAAAAGAGCGGACTGGGACACAGGGAGGCAGGGGGCAGGGGCGGGGCGCTGGATATGTTCACCAAGTGGAAGGTAATATACAGGGATTATAGCAGCAGACTCCAGAAGGCACAGATAGACAAGTAA
- a CDS encoding argininosuccinate synthase — protein MSKIKKVVLAYSGGLDTSVIIKWLVENYGCDVIAFAADLGQGEELSPLKQKALKTGAKKIYIKDLKEEFVRDFIFPMLRAGAVYEGRYLLGTSIARPLIAKAQMDIAKKEKADAVCHGSTGKGNDQVRFELTYYAIDPHIKVIAPWREWKMKSRTDLIDYAEKHSIPVTATKAKPYSSDRNLFHISFEGGILEDPWAEPPEDMFVLTLSPEKASNKPRYVEIDFENGNPVKVDGKRLSPAKLLALLNKIGGENGIGRIDMIENRYVGMKSRGVYETPGGTILHAARRAVESITMDREVMHIRDSMISRYAELVYYGYWYSPERELLQKLVDEAAKNVTGTARIKLYKGNCDVVGRKSKKTLYHPDFATFEEDVVYDQKDAEGFIKLNALRLKIKAMVEKGSR, from the coding sequence ATGTCTAAAATAAAAAAGGTTGTCCTTGCCTACTCCGGCGGACTTGACACATCTGTAATAATAAAATGGCTTGTTGAAAATTATGGATGCGATGTGATTGCATTTGCCGCTGATCTGGGGCAGGGCGAGGAACTTTCGCCTTTAAAACAAAAGGCATTAAAAACAGGCGCAAAAAAGATTTATATAAAGGATTTGAAAGAAGAGTTTGTCCGGGACTTCATATTTCCAATGCTTCGGGCTGGCGCTGTTTATGAAGGCAGATATTTGCTTGGGACATCAATAGCCCGTCCCCTCATTGCAAAGGCGCAGATGGATATTGCAAAAAAGGAAAAGGCAGATGCAGTTTGTCACGGCTCAACAGGCAAGGGCAATGACCAAGTTAGGTTTGAACTTACTTATTATGCAATAGACCCGCATATAAAGGTCATTGCGCCTTGGCGCGAATGGAAAATGAAATCAAGGACTGATTTGATTGATTATGCAGAAAAACACAGCATACCTGTTACTGCGACAAAGGCAAAGCCTTATAGCAGCGACAGAAATCTGTTTCACATAAGTTTTGAAGGCGGGATACTTGAAGACCCTTGGGCTGAGCCGCCGGAGGATATGTTTGTTTTAACTTTATCGCCTGAAAAGGCATCCAACAAACCAAGATATGTTGAGATAGATTTTGAAAACGGCAATCCAGTTAAGGTTGACGGCAAGAGATTATCGCCTGCAAAGTTGTTAGCGTTATTAAATAAAATTGGCGGCGAGAACGGCATTGGAAGGATTGACATGATTGAAAACAGATATGTTGGCATGAAGTCAAGGGGTGTTTATGAAACACCGGGCGGAACAATCCTCCATGCAGCAAGAAGGGCTGTTGAATCAATAACAATGGATAGAGAGGTAATGCACATTAGGGACAGCATGATTTCAAGATATGCTGAACTTGTTTATTACGGCTACTGGTATTCGCCTGAAAGAGAACTCCTTCAAAAATTGGTTGATGAGGCTGCAAAAAATGTGACAGGCACAGCAAGGATAAAACTTTACAAAGGCAATTGCGATGTTGTTGGCAGGAAATCTAAAAAAACTTTATATCATCCTGACTTTGCAACATTTGAAGAGGATGTTGTTTATGACCAGAAGGATGCAGAGGGGTTTATAAAATTGAATGCCTTGCGGCTGAAGATAAAGGCAATGGTGGAGAAAGGTTCACGCTGA
- a CDS encoding ATP synthase F0 subunit B, with protein MKSFKFQVLSFKFLLASCILHLATSTVFAAAEGGHEGGSDMLWRVINFSVLAGLLYFLLAKRVKTFLTERRESIKKALVEAKTAREEAEKKYREYEAKVALLDKKVSEITGELRAEGIADRDRIIEEAQKAAEKIKEQTRVAIEQEIKKAKEGIRGEVVNLAIIMSEEILRKEIKPDDQARLIKEYMERMRLH; from the coding sequence ATGAAAAGTTTCAAGTTTCAAGTTTTAAGTTTCAAGTTTTTACTTGCATCTTGCATCTTGCATCTTGCAACCTCAACTGTTTTTGCGGCCGCTGAGGGCGGGCATGAAGGCGGCAGCGATATGCTATGGAGGGTTATAAATTTTTCTGTGCTTGCGGGTCTTTTGTATTTTCTTCTGGCAAAGAGGGTTAAGACTTTTTTAACAGAGAGACGTGAATCCATAAAAAAGGCCCTTGTTGAGGCAAAGACAGCAAGGGAAGAGGCAGAAAAGAAATACAGGGAATATGAGGCAAAGGTTGCACTTCTTGATAAAAAGGTTTCAGAGATTACAGGGGAATTAAGGGCAGAAGGTATTGCTGATAGGGATAGAATTATTGAAGAGGCACAAAAGGCTGCTGAAAAAATCAAGGAGCAGACAAGGGTTGCCATAGAGCAGGAAATCAAAAAGGCAAAAGAGGGTATCAGGGGTGAGGTTGTAAACCTTGCCATTATCATGTCAGAGGAGATTTTGAGAAAAGAAATCAAGCCCGATGATCAGGCAAGGCTTATAAAGGAGTATATGGAAAGGATGAGGCTGCATTAA
- a CDS encoding F0F1 ATP synthase subunit alpha has translation MIKAEEISQIIKNQLKGFEKEIDISEIGTVISVGDGIARIYGLEKAMAGELLEFPGEIYGMVLNLEEDNVGAAILGSDYHLIKEGDTVKRTGRIVEVPVGEEMKGRVINAIGQPIDGKGPLGTKNFRNVEVKARGIVDRKPVKEPLQTGIKAIDGMIPIGRGQRELIIGDRQTGKTAVAIDTIINQKGQDVFCIYVAIGQKNSTVAQVVEKLRHFGAMDYTLVVAATASEPAPLQFIAPYTGCTIGEHFRDNGKHALIIYDDLSKHAVAYRQLSLLLRRPPGREAYPGDVFYLHSRLLERAAKLKDEIGGGSLTALPIIETQAGDVSAYIPTNVISITDGQIYLETDLFYSGVRPAINVGLSVSRVGGSAQVKAMKQVAGTLRLELAQYRELAAFAQFGSDLDAATQRQLARGGRLVEILKQGQYKPLPVEKQILIIYAATNGFVDAYPVSALKKYEDELYTYFDTRHPEIVKEVREKKTIDDSVKSKLNKALEDFKGLFVV, from the coding sequence ATGATTAAAGCAGAAGAAATCAGTCAGATTATAAAAAATCAACTCAAGGGTTTTGAAAAGGAAATAGATATAAGCGAAATCGGCACTGTCATATCAGTGGGTGATGGTATTGCCAGAATCTACGGTCTTGAAAAGGCAATGGCAGGTGAACTCCTTGAATTCCCGGGTGAGATATACGGGATGGTTTTGAATCTTGAAGAGGACAATGTCGGCGCTGCAATACTTGGTTCAGACTACCACCTGATTAAAGAAGGCGATACTGTAAAGAGGACCGGCAGGATAGTTGAGGTCCCTGTTGGTGAAGAGATGAAGGGCAGGGTTATAAATGCCATTGGACAGCCGATTGACGGCAAGGGTCCGCTTGGGACAAAGAATTTTAGAAATGTTGAGGTAAAGGCAAGGGGTATTGTTGACAGGAAGCCTGTTAAAGAGCCTCTTCAGACAGGCATCAAGGCAATTGACGGCATGATACCAATCGGCAGGGGGCAGAGGGAACTTATAATAGGAGACAGACAGACAGGCAAGACCGCTGTTGCTATTGACACAATAATAAACCAGAAGGGGCAGGATGTCTTTTGCATATATGTTGCAATAGGGCAGAAAAACTCTACTGTTGCACAGGTGGTTGAAAAACTCCGACACTTCGGCGCTATGGACTATACACTTGTTGTTGCTGCAACAGCCAGCGAACCCGCGCCGCTTCAGTTTATTGCCCCATATACAGGATGCACCATAGGCGAGCATTTCAGGGACAACGGCAAGCACGCCCTTATTATATACGATGACCTTTCAAAGCACGCTGTTGCATACAGACAATTGTCGCTCCTTTTAAGAAGACCTCCGGGCAGAGAGGCATATCCCGGCGATGTATTCTATCTCCATTCAAGGCTTTTAGAAAGGGCTGCGAAATTAAAGGATGAGATTGGCGGAGGTTCTTTGACAGCGCTTCCAATCATTGAAACACAGGCAGGCGATGTGTCTGCATACATCCCTACAAATGTGATTTCAATAACAGATGGTCAGATATATCTTGAGACTGACTTGTTTTATTCAGGCGTCCGACCTGCAATAAATGTGGGTCTTTCAGTGTCCCGTGTCGGCGGCAGCGCGCAGGTTAAGGCAATGAAGCAGGTTGCAGGCACACTTCGTCTTGAACTTGCACAATACAGAGAACTTGCTGCATTTGCCCAGTTTGGAAGCGACTTGGACGCTGCAACGCAGAGGCAGCTGGCAAGGGGAGGAAGGCTCGTAGAGATACTAAAACAGGGGCAGTATAAACCCCTGCCTGTAGAAAAACAAATCCTCATTATCTATGCTGCAACAAACGGGTTTGTTGATGCATACCCTGTTTCAGCGCTTAAAAAATATGAAGATGAACTCTATACATACTTTGATACAAGACACCCTGAAATAGTTAAGGAAGTGAGAGAGAAGAAGACAATTGATGATTCAGTCAAATCCAAATTAAATAAGGCATTGGAGGATTTCAAAGGACTGTTTGTAGTCTAG
- the atpG gene encoding ATP synthase F1 subunit gamma, whose translation MATLRDIRRRIKSVKNTQQITKAMKMVAAAKLRRAQEDIIAARPYAQKMMGVLSSLAARTKSDSHPLLEVRDVKKVELIVVTSDRGMCGGFNTNIMRLAENFIRNNTDKFDIGLNLVGRKGKDYFKRRGLNIRQDRTLPPGRPNYKLAAEIGQDVAENYINGAFDEVYVVYSEFKSAMSQRPVVTRLLPI comes from the coding sequence ATGGCAACTCTACGAGACATAAGACGCAGGATAAAGAGCGTTAAGAACACCCAGCAGATTACAAAGGCAATGAAAATGGTTGCCGCTGCAAAACTCCGCCGCGCACAGGAGGATATTATTGCAGCACGTCCATATGCCCAGAAGATGATGGGTGTTTTATCCAGCCTTGCTGCAAGGACAAAGTCTGATTCACATCCTTTGCTTGAAGTGCGGGATGTAAAAAAGGTTGAACTTATTGTTGTTACATCTGACAGGGGCATGTGCGGCGGCTTTAACACTAATATTATGAGATTGGCAGAGAATTTTATAAGGAATAATACAGACAAGTTTGACATAGGCTTGAACCTTGTTGGAAGAAAGGGCAAAGATTATTTCAAACGACGGGGTTTAAACATAAGACAGGACAGGACGCTTCCTCCCGGCAGGCCTAATTATAAACTTGCGGCAGAGATTGGTCAGGATGTTGCTGAAAATTATATAAATGGCGCATTTGACGAGGTCTATGTTGTTTACAGCGAATTCAAATCAGCCATGAGCCAGAGGCCTGTTGTAACAAGGCTTTTGCCGATTGA
- a CDS encoding class I SAM-dependent methyltransferase produces the protein MITTITFINHDIEKEDVLPFQDEYFDVVTMLAVFEHIEFDKLVRTIKEIYRILKKGGIYIMTTPAAWTDGLLRFMAKLRLVSSAEIDEHKWAYSLSRIAHVIQEGNFLKENLQLGYFEMFMNLWAMARK, from the coding sequence ATGATAACAACAATTACTTTTATTAACCATGATATTGAAAAAGAAGATGTTTTGCCTTTTCAAGATGAATACTTTGATGTTGTAACTATGCTTGCTGTGTTTGAACATATTGAGTTTGATAAATTGGTTAGAACCATAAAGGAAATTTATAGGATTTTAAAAAAAGGTGGAATTTATATAATGACAACACCTGCAGCATGGACTGATGGACTCTTGAGATTTATGGCAAAATTAAGGCTTGTGAGTTCTGCTGAAATTGATGAACACAAGTGGGCATATAGTCTTTCAAGGATTGCCCATGTTATTCAGGAGGGAAATTTTTTAAAAGAAAATTTACAACTGGGATATTTTGAGATGTTTATGAATCTATGGGCAATGGCAAGAAAGTAG
- a CDS encoding TVP38/TMEM64 family protein: protein MPNRNGNFIKLVGFSIILLTIIILTRLTGLDRYLDKDLFQTGVKGFGMWGPLVYILIYSITPSLFLPGIPVTIAGGLAFGPFYGTIYAIIGATIGASIAFLIARYFARGFVENLLKGRFKTIDEEVEKKGWLFVAITRLIPVFPFNLLNYAFGLTKIRFSHYVIASFIFMLPATAAYVVFSSSIFDVLKGKVSREMVIGIILITVISIIPVLYKRRKHGKI, encoded by the coding sequence ATGCCAAACAGAAACGGCAATTTTATTAAACTTGTTGGATTTTCTATCATATTGCTCACCATCATTATCCTCACAAGATTAACAGGTCTGGATAGGTATCTTGATAAGGATTTATTTCAGACAGGGGTAAAGGGGTTTGGCATGTGGGGCCCCCTAGTTTACATCCTGATTTATTCCATCACACCAAGTCTTTTTCTCCCGGGGATCCCTGTTACTATTGCAGGTGGGTTGGCATTCGGTCCATTTTACGGGACAATATATGCTATAATTGGCGCTACCATTGGTGCTTCCATTGCATTCCTCATTGCCCGATATTTTGCCAGAGGTTTTGTTGAAAATCTCCTGAAAGGCAGGTTTAAAACCATAGATGAAGAGGTGGAAAAAAAAGGCTGGCTCTTTGTGGCAATAACACGGCTCATACCTGTATTCCCTTTTAATCTTTTAAACTATGCCTTTGGACTCACAAAGATAAGGTTCAGCCATTATGTTATTGCATCCTTTATCTTTATGCTCCCCGCAACTGCCGCATATGTCGTATTTTCTAGTTCTATATTTGATGTCTTAAAGGGCAAGGTCTCTCGTGAAATGGTAATAGGCATTATCTTGATAACCGTTATATCCATTATCCCTGTTTTATATAAAAGGCGAAAACATGGAAAGATTTGA
- the atpH gene encoding ATP synthase F1 subunit delta: protein MRNKTIARRYARALIEIGQETGTSGDIGRELRGISALFSSHTELAGLLLNPMHKLDARTGLIEKVCEGLRVSDVVRRFLVLLVKNRNIGMFQDICSAYYKIEDEIAGRIRAEVEAAIDMDENLKNGIKDKLERLTGKEVVLAVEKNPQLLGGIVVRVGNVVLDGSIKTQLDRVKTRLKEGVA from the coding sequence ATGAGAAATAAAACCATTGCAAGGCGATACGCAAGGGCGCTTATAGAAATAGGGCAGGAAACAGGAACCTCCGGAGATATAGGCAGGGAGTTAAGAGGTATCTCTGCGCTCTTTTCATCTCACACTGAGTTGGCAGGTCTTCTTCTAAATCCTATGCATAAACTTGATGCAAGGACAGGGCTCATTGAAAAGGTCTGTGAGGGTTTAAGGGTATCTGATGTAGTCAGAAGATTCCTTGTCCTTCTTGTGAAAAACAGGAATATAGGCATGTTTCAGGATATATGCAGCGCCTATTACAAAATAGAGGATGAGATTGCAGGACGGATAAGGGCAGAGGTTGAAGCAGCGATAGACATGGATGAAAACCTTAAAAACGGCATAAAGGACAAACTTGAAAGATTAACAGGCAAGGAGGTTGTCCTTGCAGTAGAGAAAAATCCTCAACTATTGGGCGGGATTGTGGTAAGGGTTGGAAATGTAGTATTAGATGGAAGTATAAAGACCCAGTTAGACAGGGTTAAAACCAGATTAAAGGAAGGGGTGGCATAA